Genomic DNA from Fusarium keratoplasticum isolate Fu6.1 chromosome 2, whole genome shotgun sequence:
cctcTGCAAGAATACACAGTATACAATCCTAAACACCAATCCTCGAGAAACAAAGACAAGACGCACGCATTCGCACACACGCAAAAACAAGCCTTGAGCCAGATGCTGGCtttccatcaacatcaaccatcGACGACCCATTAATCAAGAGCCTCGCCTCCTTCCACTACCAGGccctcgctcttcttccgGAACCCAGCATCTGCCCAACCCATATCCATATTTTAAGCCATCTTTCATCACTATCAACTAGAGTCGTTTCTCGCATTGTTTGCCAAGGATTGGATGCTCCCAAAAACCAATTCGCGCCCGATTCCAATCTGACAATCCCTTGCCCTCGATTAAAGGAAAGACATGCGCCCCGAAATGCCGTAAAACACATTCATTGCCTAGGCCAGCTATGCCTTTTCTCAGCTCGTGTACACGTCGAAACTGCTTCGTATCGGTTGCTTAGGAAGCAATCATGGGCTCCTTGTTGGCGACAACAGGCTCGCTGGGAACCTCGGGAATTTCAGCATCGATAGCAGTAGGCTCGgagatctcctccttgagagcTGCGGGGGTGGGAATCTGGGGAGCCGCCTCCGACTTGACGGGGTCCTCAGTAGGAGGAGAGGGGAACTCGGGCTCCTTGACGACAGGGGCAGCGGCCTTGGTGGGCTTCTCAATCTTCTGGCGCGAACCATGGTTGCCTCGGAGGAGGTCATGGACCTTGCCGCTGTAGTCGCCGGCGTACTGCTTGCCAATGGCCGAAACCTGCTCCATCTGCTTCGAGGCAACATCTCGGACCTGGGCGGTCTGCGAGTTGATGAGCTCCGAGGCGTGGTGGAGTTGCTCATCAATAAGCTCCTGGTTGGAGGTGTAAATCAGAGGAACAAAGAAAACGACAGTGGTGCCAATAACAGCAAGGCCCCAGTAGGGAACGAGCTTGACAAGGTAGTAAGAAATGAAGGCAGCGACAAAAGCCTGCGCATATCAGTTACGTGCACCATCATGTAGCTCTTGCGCAAGCACTTacagcagcagaagcaaagACATTCTCAGCAAAGATGATTCGCTGGGCCTCAATAACAAAGAAGTTGACGAGCTCGTGGGCATCT
This window encodes:
- a CDS encoding Reticulon-like protein; its protein translation is MADSAPAVNGGSLLETTKSNAAAAYQSVTNGPVAQNVYDHTQKASNELSNLAAARRTPSTPAATGQPLTHYHSFFSELLSWNNPRASGIAYVTTVSLIFAARYLDVLRWAFKVSWMVLGVTILAEVVGKIVLNNGLATQVRPRRYYTVPRETLDHMIGDAHELVNFFVIEAQRIIFAENVFASAAAFVAAFISYYLVKLVPYWGLAVIGTTVVFFVPLIYTSNQELIDEQLHHASELINSQTAQVRDVASKQMEQVSAIGKQYAGDYSGKVHDLLRGNHGSRQKIEKPTKAAAPVVKEPEFPSPPTEDPVKSEAAPQIPTPAALKEEISEPTAIDAEIPEVPSEPVVANKEPMIAS